From the Leptolyngbya sp. O-77 genome, one window contains:
- a CDS encoding IS4 family transposase, translating to MISNFPEIVKKHLGHLATDDYPVLNSFLFVSIWLSLVLDQSQSSMRSVFKRLNIRGIKVKISTFSKASKNRDPQILYDLFWVLKQELHKRHKIDAAKLTLFPLDSTIVSLTSKLLWAQGIHQVKLFSGLDLMTHEPGGVFIHFGQGHDSKHGKETIDAVPDNSVGVMDRGFFSLARIRYLLNQENRYFIVRIKNNISLKMLENGNFLIGTGKEQVEARVVAFCDLESQTEYRLSTNLPIGGENTISNEEISEFYRLRWQIELFWKFLKMHLKLDRLITKNVNGIEMQIYACLVAYVILQLVTIPKEFGNKVLDKLRYLQAFMCENISYAHWLQKLVFC from the coding sequence ATGATATCAAACTTTCCTGAGATCGTCAAAAAGCATCTGGGCCACCTCGCCACGGATGACTATCCGGTTCTCAACAGCTTTCTATTTGTTTCTATTTGGCTCTCCTTGGTTCTCGATCAGAGTCAAAGCAGTATGAGGAGCGTCTTCAAGCGCTTAAATATTCGTGGCATCAAGGTCAAGATTTCTACTTTTTCTAAAGCCAGCAAGAACCGTGATCCCCAGATACTTTATGATCTTTTTTGGGTATTGAAGCAGGAACTCCACAAAAGGCATAAGATTGATGCTGCAAAGCTGACTTTATTTCCGCTGGATTCAACCATTGTTAGTTTGACGAGCAAGTTGCTCTGGGCGCAGGGTATTCACCAAGTAAAGCTGTTTAGTGGTTTAGATTTAATGACACATGAGCCGGGGGGTGTTTTCATCCACTTTGGTCAAGGTCATGACAGTAAACATGGGAAGGAAACGATCGATGCTGTGCCTGATAATAGTGTCGGGGTCATGGATCGGGGCTTTTTTAGCCTAGCTCGAATTCGCTATTTACTGAATCAAGAGAATCGCTACTTTATCGTCAGAATCAAGAATAATATTAGTCTCAAGATGCTAGAAAATGGCAACTTCTTGATTGGCACGGGTAAGGAGCAAGTTGAAGCACGGGTTGTCGCCTTTTGTGATTTAGAATCACAAACAGAATATCGCTTGTCAACGAATCTACCGATAGGGGGAGAAAATACCATTTCCAATGAGGAAATTAGCGAATTTTATCGTTTGCGTTGGCAGATAGAGTTATTTTGGAAATTTCTGAAGATGCATCTGAAACTAGATCGACTAATTACTAAGAATGTGAACGGGATTGAGATGCAGATTTATGCGTGTTTGGTAGCTTATGTGATTTTGCAATTGGTGACAATTCCGAAAGAATTTGGCAACAAAGTATTAGATAAGCTACGATATTTACAGGCTTTTATGTGTGAAAATATCAGTTATGCCCACTGGCTCCAAAAATTAGTGTTTTGTTGA